One window of the Microtus ochrogaster isolate Prairie Vole_2 chromosome 10, MicOch1.0, whole genome shotgun sequence genome contains the following:
- the Wdr13 gene encoding WD repeat-containing protein 13: MAAVWQQVLAVDARYNAYRTPTFPQFRTQYIRRRSQLLRENAKAGHPPALRRQYLRLRGQLLGQRYGPLSEPGSARAYSNSIVRSSRTTLDRMEDFEDDPRALGARGHRRSVSRGSYQLQAQMNRAVYEDRPPGSVVPTSVAEASRAMAGDTSLSENYAFAGMYHVFDQHVDEAVPRVRFANDDRHRLACCSLDGSISLCQLVPAPPTVLHVLRGHTRGVSDFAWSLSNDILVSTSLDATMRIWASEDGRCIREIPDPDGAELLCCTFQPVNNNLTVVGNAKHNVHVMNISTGKKVKGGSSKLTGRVLALSFDAPGRLLWAGDDRGSVFSFLFDMATGKLTKAKRLVVHEGSPVTSISARSWVSREARDPSLLINACLNKLLLYRVVDNEGTLQLKRSFPIEQSSHPVRSIFCPLMSFRQGACVVTGSEDMCVHFFDVERAAKAAVNKLQGHSAPVLDVSFNCDESLLASSDASGMVIVWRREQK, from the exons ATGGCCGCGGTGTGGCAGCAAGTCTTAGCAGTGGACGCGAG GTACAACGCCTACCGCACACCAACGTTTCCACAGTTTCGGACCCAGTATATCCGCCGGCGCAGCCAGCTGCTGCGGGAGAATGCCAAGGCTGGGCACCCCCCAGCACTGCGTCGGCAGTACCTGAGGCTACGGGGCCAGCTATTGGGCCAGCGCTACGGGCCACTCTCTGAGCCAGGCAGTGCTCGTGCCTATAGCAACAGCATTGTCCGCAGCAGCCGCACTACCCTTGACCGAATGGAG GACTTTGAAGATGACCCTCGAGCCCTGGGGGCCCGAGGACACCGCCGATCTGTCAGCCGAGGCTCCTACCAGCTCCAGGCACAGATGAATCGTGCAGTCTATGAGGACAG GCCTCCCGGCAGTGTGGTACCCACATCGGTGGCAGAGGCAAGCCGGGCCATGGCCGGGGACACATCGTTGAGTGAAAACTATGCCTTTGCAGGCATGTACCATGTTTTTGACCAGCACGTGGATGAGGCAG TCCCAAGGGTGCGCTTCGCCAATGATGACCGACACCGCTTGGCCTGCTGTTCACTGGACGGCAGCATCTCACTGTGCCAGCTGGTGCCTGCCCCACCCACTGTGCTCCATGTGCTACGGGGCCACACGCGTGGTGTCTCTGACTTCGCCTGGTCCCTCTCCAATGACATCCTCGTGTCCACCTCCCTCGATGCCACCATGCGCATCTGGGCCTCCGAGGACGGCCGCTGCATCCGTGAGATCCCTGACCCTGATGGCGCTGAACTGCTGTGCTGCACCTTCCAGCCCGTCAACAACAACCTCACTGTG GTGGGGAATGCCAAGCACAATGTGCATGTCATGAACATCTCCACAGGCAAGAAAGTGAAGGGTGGCTCCAGCAAACTGACAGGCCGTGTCCTTGCCCTGTCCTTTGATGCCCCTGGCCGGCTTCTCTGGGCAGGTGATGACCGCGGTAgtgtcttctcctttctctttgacATGGCCACAG GGAAGCTGACCAAAGCCAAGCGACTAGTGGTGCACGAGGGCAGCCCTGTCACCAGCATCTCTGCCCGATCCTGGGTCAGCCGGGAAGCGCGGGATCCCTCACTGCTCATCAATGCCTGCCTCAACAAACTGCTGCTCTACAG AGTGGTGGACAATGAAGGTACCCTGCAATTGAAGAGAAGCTTCCCCATTGAGCAGAGCTCACATCCCGTGCGCAGTATCTTCTGCCCCCTCATGTCCTTCCGCCAGGGGGCCTGTGTGG TGACAGGCAGTGAGGATATGTGCGTTCACTTCTTTGATGTGGAGCGGGCGGCCAAAGCTGCTGTCAACAAGCTGCAGGGCCACAGTGCGCCTGTGCTTGACGTCAGCTTCAACTGCGACGAGAGTCTGCTGGCTTCCAGTGACGCCAGTGGCATGGTCATCGTCTGGAGACGAGAGCAAAAGTAG